One SAR86 cluster bacterium genomic region harbors:
- a CDS encoding acyl-CoA dehydrogenase family protein encodes MDLEYGPEYDDFRNEVTSFIKDNENVKIVGPVRSESRVAWQQKLIDNGYFARSIPKEYGGYGGDMDIIKLRIIAEEFAKSPIPKPMGGQGIQMLVPTILELGTEEQKQAYVRPTLRGDMIWCQGYSEPNSGSDLASLQTKGELDGSEWVINGQKIWTSTAHLSQMCFILVRTEPDAPKHQGISYLLMPMDTPGIDRRPIKQMTGDSDFNELFLTDVRIPAANIIGKRGEGWKVANATLGHERGSLADPNATMNRFNSLVNLMKGETVDGERIIDKPVFRDRLLKIQGRIVAQQSNSLRILSSQINKGQDTSMARFITKLQGTELRHDLEGLAIDAMGEIGTLYEDSPHLRDKGAWQMSYMYFLGLIIGGGTSQIQKNIISERGLGMPKEPKVQGA; translated from the coding sequence ATGGATTTAGAATACGGGCCGGAATACGACGATTTCAGAAATGAAGTTACATCTTTTATCAAAGATAATGAAAATGTAAAAATTGTAGGGCCGGTAAGAAGCGAAAGTAGAGTTGCTTGGCAACAAAAATTAATTGATAACGGCTATTTTGCCAGATCCATACCTAAAGAATATGGAGGGTATGGAGGTGATATGGATATCATCAAGCTCAGAATTATTGCAGAAGAGTTTGCTAAATCACCCATCCCAAAACCTATGGGCGGCCAAGGAATTCAAATGCTAGTTCCAACTATATTGGAACTTGGGACAGAAGAACAAAAACAAGCCTATGTTCGCCCTACCCTAAGGGGAGACATGATTTGGTGCCAAGGCTATTCAGAGCCAAATTCTGGAAGTGATTTAGCCAGCCTCCAGACTAAAGGAGAGCTTGATGGTTCTGAATGGGTTATAAACGGGCAAAAAATATGGACTAGCACGGCTCATCTTTCACAAATGTGTTTTATTCTTGTTAGAACTGAACCTGATGCACCTAAACATCAGGGCATTAGTTACCTTCTGATGCCAATGGACACTCCTGGCATAGACAGAAGGCCAATTAAGCAGATGACTGGTGACTCTGACTTTAATGAATTGTTCCTCACAGATGTGCGCATCCCTGCAGCTAATATAATTGGTAAAAGAGGAGAAGGTTGGAAAGTTGCAAATGCAACTCTAGGACATGAAAGAGGTTCTTTGGCAGATCCTAACGCCACAATGAACAGATTCAATTCTTTAGTCAATTTAATGAAAGGTGAAACAGTTGACGGAGAAAGAATAATAGATAAACCAGTCTTTAGAGACAGACTTTTAAAAATTCAAGGTAGGATTGTTGCTCAACAATCTAATTCATTAAGGATATTGTCCAGTCAAATTAATAAAGGCCAGGATACAAGTATGGCTAGATTCATAACAAAACTTCAAGGTACTGAGCTTAGACATGATCTAGAAGGTCTAGCTATTGATGCAATGGGAGAAATTGGCACACTTTATGAAGATAGCCCCCATCTTAGAGATAAGGGAGCTTGGCAAATGTCATATATGTATTTCCTTGGTTTAATCATAGGCGGAGGAACAAGTCAGATTCAGAAGAATATTATAAGTGAACGTGGCTTAGGAATGCCTAAAGAACCAAAAGTGCAAGGAGCATAG
- a CDS encoding DUF3604 domain-containing protein, whose protein sequence is MNYTFKLFLSLLFLVILSGCNSGDNIIDYSSEDTQEQKFTKSADYNEERNVYFGDLHVHTKHSFDAFIFGTTATPDDAYRYAKGESIKHPLGYDLQLRKPLDFYAVTDHGFLLGNVEGWSDPSYGDATKPFHDLNREENRTVDSIADRGALFGYYIRNLATGISFWGALKALFTGDQARAISIYDVDIHRSAWKDVIESAQRHNDPGNFTSFIAYEYTSSSTFSAENRSLLNPNGSGPFEQGNLHRNVIYSGDKITAEPFTRLKSLNPEDLWEWMDNLREQGVDTIAIPHNSNGSNGQMFESETWDGFPMGKSYAQLRMRNEPLVEVTQVKGTSDTHPLLSPNDEWADFEIMDMRVGSAQYSKPYGGYVRSAYLDGLGLQEEKRGNPYKFGLVGASDTHTGAISDDESNFFSKVGILDGTPSLRGSAPLEQFAIDALGLQDEADQAVNAALGDGQSLALDADDVSVNARLITVKKIGDNYYNDGTFKQWSASGLAVVWAEENTRESIFSAFRRKETYATSGTRIKLRFFATEGLNDSVLSQPDMVKKAYLNGVPMGGEIISTSDKSPQFLIWAMRDSDGAPLQRVQVIKGWVDEITGRPNEKIYDVACSDGLSVDPISNRCPDNGARVDIINCSITNGVGSSELKTIWVDPDFNSNLKSFYYVRVLENPTCRWSTWDAINTGNIPRPDLPSTIQERAWSSPIWYTPESQKETDYMQIN, encoded by the coding sequence ATGAACTATACTTTTAAGCTTTTTTTAAGTCTTCTTTTTCTAGTGATTCTATCTGGTTGTAACTCAGGAGATAATATTATTGACTATTCTTCGGAAGACACTCAGGAACAGAAATTTACTAAATCTGCAGATTATAACGAAGAGCGTAATGTTTATTTTGGAGATCTTCACGTCCATACAAAGCATTCTTTTGACGCTTTTATTTTTGGAACAACAGCTACTCCTGATGATGCATACAGATATGCTAAAGGTGAATCTATAAAGCATCCACTTGGTTACGACCTTCAATTAAGAAAACCTTTAGATTTTTATGCTGTGACTGATCATGGTTTCTTATTAGGAAATGTAGAAGGTTGGTCTGATCCTTCTTATGGAGATGCTACTAAACCTTTTCATGACTTAAATAGAGAAGAGAATCGCACAGTAGATTCTATAGCAGATAGAGGGGCGTTATTTGGTTATTACATAAGAAATCTAGCTACAGGTATAAGTTTTTGGGGTGCACTAAAGGCTTTATTCACGGGCGACCAGGCTCGAGCAATTTCTATTTATGATGTTGATATACATAGATCGGCTTGGAAGGATGTAATAGAGAGTGCTCAGAGGCATAATGATCCAGGAAATTTCACTTCTTTTATAGCATATGAATATACTTCATCATCAACTTTTTCTGCTGAGAATAGGAGCTTACTAAATCCTAATGGCTCAGGACCATTTGAGCAGGGAAATCTGCATCGTAATGTAATTTATAGCGGAGATAAAATAACAGCTGAACCCTTTACTCGATTAAAATCTTTAAACCCGGAAGATCTTTGGGAGTGGATGGATAATTTAAGGGAACAAGGAGTTGATACAATAGCAATTCCTCATAATTCAAATGGTTCAAATGGCCAGATGTTTGAATCTGAAACTTGGGATGGATTTCCCATGGGTAAAAGTTATGCTCAACTCAGAATGAGAAATGAGCCTTTAGTTGAAGTAACTCAAGTTAAGGGAACTTCGGATACTCACCCTTTGTTATCTCCAAATGATGAATGGGCAGATTTTGAAATAATGGATATGCGAGTTGGAAGTGCACAATACAGTAAACCCTATGGCGGTTATGTTAGGTCAGCATACCTAGATGGGCTTGGATTACAGGAAGAGAAAAGAGGAAATCCTTATAAATTTGGCTTGGTGGGTGCAAGTGATACTCATACAGGGGCAATTTCCGATGACGAATCAAACTTCTTTTCAAAAGTAGGTATTCTAGATGGAACCCCTAGTTTAAGGGGTTCAGCCCCTTTAGAACAATTTGCAATAGACGCATTAGGTCTTCAGGATGAAGCTGATCAAGCTGTAAATGCAGCCTTAGGAGATGGACAAAGTCTAGCATTAGATGCAGATGATGTAAGCGTTAATGCTCGACTAATTACTGTAAAAAAGATTGGTGATAATTATTATAATGATGGCACTTTCAAACAGTGGAGCGCTTCTGGTTTGGCAGTTGTCTGGGCTGAGGAAAATACCCGTGAATCTATTTTTAGCGCCTTTAGAAGAAAAGAAACTTACGCAACTTCAGGTACAAGAATTAAATTAAGGTTTTTTGCAACTGAAGGTTTAAATGATTCTGTGTTATCTCAACCAGACATGGTAAAAAAAGCATATTTAAATGGCGTACCTATGGGAGGAGAAATAATTTCAACTTCAGATAAATCTCCACAATTCCTGATTTGGGCTATGCGTGATAGTGATGGCGCTCCTTTGCAGAGAGTTCAGGTTATTAAAGGTTGGGTAGATGAAATCACAGGACGGCCCAATGAAAAGATTTATGATGTAGCCTGTTCAGATGGTTTGTCTGTAGATCCTATAAGTAATAGATGCCCTGATAATGGTGCAAGAGTGGATATAATTAATTGTTCCATAACCAACGGAGTAGGATCATCAGAGCTTAAGACTATATGGGTAGATCCAGATTTTAATTCTAATCTTAAATCTTTTTACTATGTAAGAGTCTTAGAGAATCCAACTTGTAGGTGGTCTACTTGGGATGCCATTAATACTGGAAATATCCCTAGACCTGACTTACCAAGCACAATCCAGGAAAGAGCTTGGTCCTCGCCTATTTGGTATACACCTGAATCTCAAAAAGAAACTGACTATATGCAGATTAATTAG